The genome window TCCTCATAAGCAAGTTCGGTAAGCACACCTTTTTTCATTAGAAGTTGAGCAAAATTATTTATCGGGCATCTTTTAAATTCTTCGTCAAGTTCTTTTTGATTTCTATATTTTCTTTGATCATCAGAAGATGAATGTGGAAAAAGTCTAACTACTTCAGCTTCAATTAAAGCTGGTCCTTTCCCCTGCCTTGAATATTTAAATGCTGATTGTGCCGCTGCGTGCATTAGAAGAAATTGTGTACCATCAATTCTTTGACGAAATAAATTTTCATAGCCTTTCATCATCTCTGCAATTGAATAATTCTTTCCACCAGTTTGATTTTCTACTGGAACTGATATGGCGTATTTATTATTCTGGATTAAAAAAATAACGCTAAGTTTATCGCGGCTTGCCCAGTTAACAGCTTCGTGGAATTCACCTTCACTTGTGGTTCCTTCGCCGCTGCTTACATAAACAACAGCATCGTTTCCCTTTTTTTTATTTGCCAATGCAACGCCAACGGCTTGTAGAAATTGCGTTCCTGTTGGACTTGATTGTGTTGGAATATTCAATTCTTTTGAACCCCAATGATTGGGCATTTGTCTTCCGCCAGTCATTAAATCATTTGCTTTTGCAAGATGTTGTAGAAACAGATCCTGTGGCTTAGTTCCTAGTGCAAGTACAAATGCCAAATCTCTGTAATATGGAAATGCCCAATCAATTCCTGGACGCATAGCTAACGCGCAGGCAACTTGCGCGGCTTCATGACCTGCTGCTGCAATGTGAAAAAATGATTTCCCTTGTTTAAGCAGATTCATCGCTTTGGTATCAAACTGGCGGGAAGTGTACATCAATCGAAGTGCATTCATCAGTTCATTTTTTGTTAGTCCGCCAAATGAATCTATTTTACCTGTTGGTGCATCATCCACTTTTTCTATTACATTAAGATTTTCATTTTGGGAATTGTTTATTCTATTCATCTTTTAATTGATACTTTCATTTTTATTTGGTTAACAAATTTTGCAATCTTTACCAAAGAAATTGTCTAATTGTTTCATTGTTAAATTGTTTTTACCAGGAAATATTTGTTGTGATCTAATCTTTCATTCCATCTAAATGAATTACCTGATTTTCTTCTTTTAAAATAGTATTTACAAAATCATAATTGAAAACAGTTTTGAAATTGCTTAACAATTTTTCCTTTACTTCATCTAAGAAAATTATTTTCGCCAATTCTTTTTCCAATGAAGTAACAGCTTTATCTGAAATACCACAGGGAATTATTCCGTTAAACAAAGAAAGATCAGTATTAACATTGAACGCAAAACCGTGCATCGTAATCCATCGGCTAACTTTAATTCCTATTGCCGCAATCTTTCTGTTTTCGATCCAAACGCCAGTTAAACCTTCAACTCTGCCAGTTTGTAATCCAAAATCTTTGCAGGTAATAATGATCACTTCTTCTAATCCTCTTAAATACTTATGAGTATCTTCGTACCAATCGCCAAGATTAATAATCGGGTAACCAACTATTTGACCTGGACCATGATAGGTGATATCACCGCCCCGATCAATATCATAAATCGAGATCTGATTTTCATGCAAATATTCCTTTGAACTGATCAAATTTTTCTTGTCCGCAACTTTACCTAAAGTATATGTATGTGGATGTTCGAGCAAAAATAAAGTATCGTTAATTTTATTCAACCTTCTTTGCTCGAATGTTTCAAGCTGCAAATCCCAGGTTTGTTTATAATCAACCAGACCGAGATCGCAGTAATCTAATTCTCTATATATGAATTGCTTCGCCGTATGCATTTGCTGCTGCTTCCATAACTGATTCTGATAATGTTGGGTGTGCGTGAACAGTTTTAATTATTGATTCATAAGTTGCTTCCAGGGATTTTGCCAAAGTGAATTCAGCTATCAATTCAGTTGCTTCAGCTCCAATGATATGTGCACCGAGAAGTTCGCCATACTTTGCATCAAAAATACATTTAACAAATCCTTCTCTTTCACCAGCTGCAAATGCTTTTCCGCTTGCACTAAAAGGAAACTTACCAACTTTAATTTCATATCCTTCTTCTATTGCGCGTTTTTCTGTTAAACCAACACTGGCAACCTGTGGCTGGCAATAGGTACAGCCAGGGATTGTTTCATAATCAACTTCGGGTGGATTCAAACCTTTAATAGTTTCCACACAATGAATTCCTTCCGCCGATGCAACATGAGCAAGCCACGGTGGACCAATCACATCACCAATTGCAAAAACATTTTTTAGGTTGGTTTGATAAGAATGCTTATCAATTTTAATATGATTTTTGAATAACTCAACTCCAAGTTCTTCAAGACCAAATCCTTCCACATTTCCAACAATTCCAATTGCATTTACAACTACATCTGCAGTAAGAGTTTTGGATTCACCATCTTTTAAAATTTTA of Ignavibacteriales bacterium contains these proteins:
- the lipB gene encoding lipoyl(octanoyl) transferase LipB — translated: MHTAKQFIYRELDYCDLGLVDYKQTWDLQLETFEQRRLNKINDTLFLLEHPHTYTLGKVADKKNLISSKEYLHENQISIYDIDRGGDITYHGPGQIVGYPIINLGDWYEDTHKYLRGLEEVIIITCKDFGLQTGRVEGLTGVWIENRKIAAIGIKVSRWITMHGFAFNVNTDLSLFNGIIPCGISDKAVTSLEKELAKIIFLDEVKEKLLSNFKTVFNYDFVNTILKEENQVIHLDGMKD